In Bacteroidota bacterium, one DNA window encodes the following:
- a CDS encoding homogentisate 1,2-dioxygenase, translating into MNFPIMRGKVTKQPHVAIPEGTFEEEHGREGFFGRVSHLYHANAPTGWTRIEGSLRPHAYDLNELKPTDMTDANGLPMPILYNDDIVVLVSRRSAPHTAYFRNADGDLLYFVHRGEGIFETDFGTLAFEPGDYIVIPRATTYRMIPKTTDNFFMMVEAHSEILPPSPESKGLLGMHALYDMGAITLPDFTEYKPTDSNGKEYEIRIKRLGEWTSVFYPFHPIDIVGWRGDLTTFKLNMRDIRPVMSPRVHLPPPVHTTFMMTNAVICSFLPRPLEEDADTLKVPFFHRNTDYDEVLFYHDGDFFSRDNIKAGMLTLHPQGIHHGPHPKALRANDSLTRTNESAMMIDTRHPLNIAPPAESVEWKEYWASWKEKKETAKA; encoded by the coding sequence ATGAATTTTCCGATCATGCGCGGCAAAGTCACCAAACAGCCGCACGTCGCTATTCCTGAAGGTACCTTCGAAGAAGAACACGGCCGCGAGGGATTTTTTGGCCGCGTGTCGCATCTTTATCATGCGAATGCTCCGACGGGCTGGACTCGTATCGAGGGCTCACTCCGCCCCCATGCCTACGACCTCAATGAGCTCAAGCCGACCGATATGACCGACGCCAACGGCTTGCCGATGCCGATCCTTTATAACGACGACATCGTCGTGCTCGTCTCGCGTCGGAGCGCGCCCCACACGGCGTACTTTCGGAATGCCGATGGCGACCTGCTCTACTTCGTGCATCGCGGCGAGGGTATCTTCGAGACCGATTTCGGAACGCTCGCGTTCGAGCCGGGTGATTACATCGTCATTCCTCGCGCAACAACGTATCGCATGATTCCGAAAACGACCGATAACTTTTTCATGATGGTCGAAGCGCATTCCGAGATTCTTCCGCCATCGCCCGAGTCGAAGGGATTGCTCGGCATGCATGCGCTCTACGATATGGGCGCGATTACGCTTCCCGATTTTACGGAATACAAACCGACGGATTCCAACGGCAAGGAATATGAGATTCGTATTAAACGTCTCGGCGAATGGACGTCAGTGTTTTATCCGTTCCATCCGATCGATATCGTCGGCTGGAGAGGGGACCTGACGACGTTCAAACTGAACATGCGCGATATCCGCCCGGTGATGTCGCCGCGCGTGCACTTGCCACCGCCGGTGCATACGACGTTCATGATGACCAATGCCGTGATCTGCTCGTTCCTGCCGCGACCGCTCGAAGAAGATGCGGATACGCTGAAGGTCCCGTTTTTCCACCGCAATACCGATTATGACGAGGTGTTGTTTTATCACGACGGCGACTTCTTCAGTCGTGATAACATCAAAGCAGGCATGCTGACGTTGCATCCGCAGGGAATTCATCACGGCCCGCATCCGAAAGCGCTCCGTGCAAACGATAGCCTCACGCGCACGAACGAATCGGCGATGATGATCGATACGCGTCACCCGCTCAATATTGCGCCGCCCGCGGAATCGGTCGAATGGAAAGAGTATTGGGCGTCGTGGAAGGAAAAGAAAGAGACGGCGAAAGCCTAA
- a CDS encoding OmpA family protein yields MSFAADPRLILASVYHDIHRTRSARVVVAFGIVCLVANIGAAQLRDTTRSAPARKSAALAPVTSPSDDRLVMRFGLFGAVARNYHQSHAHVYCCDEGCGVFGNGTGKGYDFGLLVEKPITPMIDLGVSVGYAERGGDFSFYIDSSMRVSNGTGYEALVREHKYTAQIPEIVMSLGARITPYKKIPVYLGAGLTYSLPLSGSSNYDQTEEILSPEGVVFPQTNTNFKTIGSGVIPNIKGVFGARGVLGYPVPLGSGMSAAPEVSYYYPFGQIKSDYEWKVASLEGGVTIRYGIYRPEPPAPPPPPPPPPPPPPKPKPEPPIASVHMASDQKVQVVETIVTETFPLLPYVFFDSARSEIPTRYARIEANGQTQFRNRELPHSSLEAYYQVLNIVGDRLATDPTQSIVLTGTTDGTEAGSGTTATSLAKARAQAIKDYLVSMWAIDPSRITVKTAASPSNPSSQKYAEGIEENRRVEISSPSGKMLEPVVHEKFSRYEGSPKQIPFVLEAKGKQSDIKEWTFTMKAGDHTLKTQSGTGAPPPAFDWYISDADLGPIATANDHSAKLVASLTVTDGDGLETTGTFDVPVEKSRYPFELSRLSLVVFDFDKSVISRQNQAMVSTFVAHSIKPSSEVKITGSTDRLGELDHNQELSQARADAVAALVRTENAEAKLTDVKGIGPAEGTDMNGTPEGRYYCRTVTVQVQTPLQ; encoded by the coding sequence TTGTCATTCGCCGCTGACCCCAGACTCATTCTTGCATCAGTGTACCACGACATTCATCGTACCCGCAGCGCCCGTGTTGTAGTCGCCTTCGGCATCGTATGCCTTGTGGCGAATATCGGCGCAGCGCAACTTCGCGACACGACGCGCTCCGCACCTGCACGCAAGTCGGCGGCTCTTGCGCCCGTAACCAGCCCGAGCGACGATCGTCTCGTGATGCGGTTCGGTCTCTTCGGCGCAGTTGCGCGGAATTACCATCAATCGCATGCGCACGTCTATTGCTGCGACGAAGGATGCGGTGTGTTCGGCAACGGAACCGGCAAGGGATATGATTTCGGTCTGCTCGTCGAGAAGCCGATCACGCCGATGATCGATCTCGGAGTGAGTGTCGGTTACGCCGAACGCGGCGGCGATTTCAGTTTCTACATCGATAGCTCGATGCGTGTCTCGAACGGGACAGGCTACGAAGCACTGGTGCGCGAACATAAGTACACGGCGCAAATACCGGAGATCGTGATGTCGCTCGGTGCGCGCATCACACCCTATAAAAAAATACCCGTCTATCTCGGCGCCGGACTAACGTACTCACTGCCGCTTTCCGGTTCGTCGAATTACGATCAGACCGAAGAAATTCTTTCGCCCGAAGGCGTCGTGTTTCCGCAGACGAACACGAATTTCAAGACGATCGGCTCGGGCGTCATTCCGAATATCAAAGGCGTATTCGGTGCGCGTGGTGTGCTTGGATATCCGGTGCCGCTTGGCAGCGGGATGAGTGCTGCGCCGGAAGTTAGTTACTATTATCCGTTCGGTCAGATCAAGAGCGATTACGAGTGGAAAGTCGCGTCGCTCGAAGGCGGCGTGACGATTCGCTACGGAATTTACAGACCGGAGCCACCTGCGCCTCCGCCGCCACCCCCTCCGCCACCGCCGCCTCCGCCAAAACCGAAACCCGAACCGCCGATCGCGTCGGTGCACATGGCGTCGGATCAGAAGGTGCAGGTCGTCGAGACGATCGTCACCGAGACATTCCCGCTCTTGCCCTATGTCTTTTTCGATAGTGCTCGCTCCGAGATCCCGACTCGCTACGCTCGGATCGAGGCGAACGGACAGACGCAATTCCGCAATCGAGAATTACCACATAGTTCGCTCGAAGCGTATTATCAAGTGTTGAACATCGTCGGCGATCGTCTGGCAACCGACCCCACGCAAAGCATCGTCCTGACCGGAACGACCGATGGCACCGAAGCCGGTTCGGGTACGACGGCAACATCGCTTGCAAAAGCGCGAGCGCAAGCGATCAAAGACTACCTTGTCAGCATGTGGGCGATCGATCCTTCGCGCATCACGGTCAAGACAGCGGCATCGCCGTCGAATCCGTCGAGCCAGAAGTATGCCGAAGGCATCGAAGAAAATCGCCGCGTCGAGATATCGTCGCCCAGCGGGAAGATGCTCGAGCCTGTCGTGCACGAGAAGTTCTCGCGCTACGAAGGCTCGCCGAAGCAAATCCCGTTCGTGCTCGAAGCAAAAGGAAAGCAATCGGATATCAAGGAGTGGACGTTCACGATGAAGGCCGGCGATCATACGCTCAAGACCCAGAGCGGCACCGGTGCGCCACCGCCGGCATTCGATTGGTATATCAGCGATGCAGATCTCGGACCCATCGCAACAGCGAACGATCACTCGGCAAAGCTCGTCGCTTCGTTGACGGTCACAGATGGCGACGGACTCGAGACGACCGGTACATTCGACGTGCCGGTCGAAAAGTCGCGCTATCCGTTCGAGCTTTCGCGCTTGTCGCTTGTGGTCTTCGACTTCGATAAGTCCGTGATCTCGCGGCAGAACCAGGCAATGGTCTCGACGTTCGTTGCGCATTCGATCAAGCCGTCATCGGAAGTGAAGATTACGGGCTCGACCGACCGCCTCGGCGAACTCGACCATAACCAGGAGCTTTCGCAAGCACGAGCCGACGCGGTCGCAGCGCTTGTCCGCACCGAAAATGCCGAGGCGAAGCTGACGGATGTCAAAGGCATCGGGCCCGCCGAGGGAACAGACATGAATGGTACACCCGAAGGACGATATTATTGCCGCACCGTGACGGTACAAGTGCAGACGCCGCTACAGTAG